The DNA region CAATTTGTGTTCTGTTCTTGATTTCGTTATTTGTGTTTCGATTTTGTTTTCCTTGCTTGATTTCATTGATTTGCAATTCTCTGTATGTGTTTTGATTCAATTAGTTGCTTCTATTTGCATTTCTCTTTTGCTTGATATCTGTCTTAGTGCACGTGTCTTTGCTtgtgtgttttttcttctttcacctGCTCGTGgttgagagttttttttttttctctttcgtGAGTTCAATTTTTGTGCTTGCTCTGTCTATTGTGATTTCCTTCTGTTTcggtccctttttttttgtatttgattttttttctccttatttGATTGTGCAGTAGCAAGTTGTCTATTGCTTGATCTGTCTAAATGGTAAGTGTCAGTTGAGCACGTCATTGAATGGTTCATTTGCTTCTTCGTTTTTGAATAACTGAATGATtaacttgcttttttttttttaattccattGTCATTTTGTGTCTGATAATTTGTTTCTAACATTTTTCCTAATGTGTCTGATTTAAACATCAATTCTTTTTGttactattactatttttttatttgatcttaTATTTTGAACTGTTCCAGAAATACAGAAAAGAAGACttgtacatattttaattagtcaTCTGATTGCAGTCAAAGTTCTGCCACCTAGTGTTGTATTCTGTCGTTACCATCTGGTTTGGTTCGGATTGTGCAATTTTTTGAGAAATCCGAACCGGTGAAAGTTGATTGGTTTGGAATTTATTTCCCCCCAAATCCAATCCAAATCGACCTGTGAACAGCCTTGTGTTGGCCCATTGTACTACAAAACAAACCAAGTACTCCCTCCAACAATTCTTGTTGTGTCATCCACACGCAGTGAGTGTCATTGTGtttgtgttattcttcttcaTTACTCCCAATGAAACGTGGCTACCAAGAATCTCACTCAACCTCGTTAGGTCCACCACAATCCAGAGCTAGACATGATCCTCAAGGTAAACTTTTTAATGCCTTTTGCAGTACCGCATTTGTTGTTTTTTCATTTCACCATTTTGGAGGGTATGTGGATCAGGGTTAATTTGTTTTGACACTTTAGGTTGGTTGAATTTTTGAAGCGGATGAATGGGGTTATATAGGGAAAGTTTTGAGGCTTTTTGAATTGGTCATTGGTTTGTTCTAGAATACGGAGTTAACAATTGATAATTGAATGAGAATGAAAGTGCACCCTAATTTTGTAATATTGGGTTACAGTTTGTGAATTGAAGTTAAAAGTATAGGTTTTTATAGTTATTGACTGCATAATGAACAAGCAAAGTTGGTggcatatttgataaaaaaaacaatattgcaATGAATGTTGTTGAATTAAATGTAAATGAAGTTCACAGTAATTTTGTGATACTAAGTTTTAGTGTGGAAAGAATTTTTATGATTCGTGGGAAGTAGTCAAGTAGAGGCTTTCTATCTACTTCTCAAGGTTTTAAAAAGAAGTCCACAACCGCAATTTTGGTTGCAAGGCATGGTTTTTGGGGTTCTGACATCTGTGACCACAATTGAGGTTGCGTCAAGTGCATTTGTCtgcaattttttataatatcaagAATTTCGATAAACCATGACAATGATAGCAATTGCTTTTCTTGTGGAAAGATGATAAGGGTTTGTGgttcttgtgtttgtttgtttcatttGATGCATTGTATTTAGGTAGTGCACACTTTCTTGAGGATGAAAGCACGAAGATATTTGCTCGGAAAGTAGCTGATCATTACAGTGCAAGATCCAACCAAACTTTGGAAGAACGGGAGGCTAGTCCTATAATTCACTTGAAGAAACTCAATAACTGGGTATGTGTTGTATTCTTTAATATATGATTTGTTTCCCAAGGGGTATTACATGATTGCTGATTAATTGCTTTGTCAAATTTGTCATTTAACAGATTAAGAGCGTCTTAATTCAGCTTTATGCTCGTAGAGGAGATGCAGTACTCGACCTCGCCTGTGGCAAGGTCTTCATGGTTTTCAGTTGTTTATATACCAAAAGTCATTCCCAGTTTCTTGGCTAATCatccttttttttcataatgTTTACCAGGGTGGTGATCTTATCAAATGGGACAAGGCCAAAATTGGATATTATGTTGGTATTGACATTGCTGAAGGCTCAGTAAGTATTACATCTTGTCATAATTGTCTGCACTGGTTTTCCTTTTCTGATCATTTCCTTAGTCACTTCCATCAAATCATACTAAGATGCAGTTGAATCTGGCTTATTTAACACAAGCAATAAAGTTATTTCTAGGCAACAATTAAGGGTACACTTGTTGCCAATGAAGAGCCAATATGTGCATTCTTCTTCATGTATCCTTATTGGATATGTATCCgatatcgagactctcaaacATAGTAGCAATATGGAGGGGTAGCAGAGTGGAGTGGTCCGGTACCACTATGGGATTCAAATAGTGGAGGAGGTTTCAATAACAGCCAATTGCAGCTTTTGAGCATGCTATAGTGGCACTACCAAGATATAGGCTTCAAAAtcccatttttttcctttattctaTTCTTCTTCCTTTAGACTTCCCAGTCAGTTAATATTTCAAAGTtagttaatatttcttttatatcacAACTGAGTCATTTGTTTGTTCATAGTAGAGTACTACAGTTTATACTTCACTATTTCTATTTCAAATTGTAAAGAAcctgataaatatttttatatgataagaaCCTTAGGAGAACCACTGGACAAAAACTAGCCATTGTAGTTGGAGAGCCTATGGTCATATAAACCACACACCAAAATTCCATACTTCCAGTGTGGGACTCAAGTTCCATACCTTGCAACTAAATCCTAACATTATGTCTTTGCTAGTGGTAGTAAATTTGCCATTGCAGCTATATATTTCCCTGACTTTAGTGGATGaacttataattatattttatagctAAAATCCATGTTGTTACATGGTGAAACATTTTATACCTTGTCATGTCAACCTATTCATATTTATCATGTGTGTGTCCTCACTGAATTCAACAATCTTTCCAGATCAAAGACTGCAGAACACGTTACAACGGTGATGCTGATCATCATCAACGACGTAAAAAGTTTACATTTCCTGCTCGCCTTATATGTGGAGATTGTTATGAGGTGATTAGCATTTATGTCCTTCGAAAATAAAATTCTATGCATTAGGATTGATAATTAGATCCCAAAAGTAAGATTTAACTTACTAATGTTTTGAAGTGCACTTAACGCTTCATCTCTATTCATTCTTAATAGTTTGTTTAAGAACAAATTAAAAAGGGAATGAAAAGGATAGATATATATGAGATTCACAactaggttttaaaaaatggtttgCAACTGCAATTGTGGCCATAATGTCAGAATCTTTTGGGATTCTATGACTACATCGCAATTGCTGTTGCATTAGCTGCATTTGTCCACAATTTTTTGCAATACCAAGGATCACTACAAAAACTGCAATCACAACTGCAGTTTAAACTTTTGATTCACAGTCTCTTCTCTTTCCTTCATATTCATTCCCCTCAAAATCACATTATTCAAAGTAAATGTATTTTAACAAAGTTGAAGCAGAAGATTTTGACACGTTACTTATGCATCTATGTCAATAATTATTCATCAAGTAGATCAAATTTTTAGGGTCtgtttgtttccttttcttaaaaattttttttataaaaaaactagaacaaaaacaaaaaacgtgTTTGGTAAGAGTAGTTTTTTAAACTGTTTTAAAACATAATACCTcccagtttttaaaataaaatacaaaaacagaATGTCTCTAAgttgatttcattttaatatgttttcagTTTCTATTGCTCATGTTCTTCCTTACATTCTTCCATCTTCTTTTCCCACTTCTGTGCTGTTGTCTAAAAGTtagttttttgaaattttgtttataaaatagtttttgaaaaacagaaaacaaaacacaataaaATGCACTCTTAGTTTTCTCTGGAGAAAGTGATCTACGGATCTTCAGCTTCAATACCATTTTCTGTATTTTGTTTAGATTTTCAGAAAAGGCCTAATTGTTCATATCATTCGCAATTTCAGGTTCGCTTGGACAAAGTTCTTGCAGATGATGCTCCTTTTGATCTTTGTAGTTGCCAGGTAAATAATACActtgaattaattatatatcatcGATGCATTTatgcagaaaaaaaattgatgtgtacagctagaaaatataatatctttagAAGTGGCCTCTCCAAGTAGCTACCTTgttttttgcattttaattttggcCCATACATTCTTGTTAATAATCCATGTTTTTCTTTCGTTGCatttaagattatttatttGGCATCTAGTTTTGTTCTTGGAAAACCATTATTCTGCTACAGCTACCCTgatacaaattaagaaaaatgtaatttagtGATATGTCTACCATTTATATTCTTGATTATTGCCTTTTTTCCCATTGAATAAGCAAAACCACCATACTTTTTGTCAGCACAAGCAAACCACCTTGCTGTTTACACTCTTATTGTCTCGACTCTCTACAAATTATGAACTTCTTTCCATCTTGAAAGTGTAAGTTGGTTTCTAGTCTGCTGAACTTTTTAAATGCTGCAGTTTGCATTGCATTACTCATGGTCTACAGAGGTCCGCGCCCGGCAAGCATTGGCCAATGTGTCAGCTTTGCTACGCCCAGGAGGCATTTTCATTGGAACTATGCCTGATGCCAATGTGATTATCAAGAAGCTTAGAGAAGGTTTTTCTTGTACATTCAATAAtgtaatgataaataattatattgtgcAATGCATTAGCTAAAATATGAGTATCAAAGATTCATATGCTTTAATATAAGTGGGAATTTCGTTGGGTATGTGTATGATAGACCTTTTTTGTCATTCCTGATTAGAGATACTATTTTCACTGTGAATTTGTAGCTGAAGGATTAACTTTTGGAAACAGTGTCTATTGGGTGCGTTTTGATGAAGAATTTTCTGATAAGGTAATTTTGTTTTCATGACCCTGTTGCTTCATCATTTCTTTGTTAATGTGTGGAACCTCTATAATTTTGGAAATGACTTTGTGAATTCTACTTACCTGAAATTCTCCTTGTGTGATTCAGAAATTTAAATCTTCCAGCCCTTTTGGAATAAAGTACACGTTCCATTTGGAGGTATCATCTCTCTTTggtgttctttttttcttaacacCAAGTAGCTGTTTTCCCATAACATAAAGTTGATGTCAAATATCAATGAGAAGTATGATTGTTTGCATGCATGAACCTAGAGAACCTTTATGTAACAAGTGTTATGATGTTATCATTCAAAGAACATGTCTCTTAGAGCCTTTTGAAACTTGCATACTGTTGATACCTGTGCTATCATTTAAGACGCGATGTCTTGTTTCAGGATGCTGTTGATTGTCCTGAATGGATTGTCCCCTTCCACATATTCAAGTCATTAGCTGAAGAGGTATGTATCACTGTTTTTGAAACAATGCCAAATTTCTAGCTTTTCTAGgataaatatttgattgcaAGGATTACTCATTTAAACTTATCGTTTACAGTATGACTTTGAGCTTGTTTTTGCGAAGAACTCGCACGAATTTGTACACGAGTATATGAAAAAACCAGAATTTGTGGAGCTCATGCGAAGACTCGGTGCATTGGGAGATGGCAACC from Glycine soja cultivar W05 chromosome 8, ASM419377v2, whole genome shotgun sequence includes:
- the LOC114422432 gene encoding mRNA cap guanine-N7 methyltransferase 1-like, which produces MKRGYQESHSTSLGPPQSRARHDPQGSAHFLEDESTKIFARKVADHYSARSNQTLEEREASPIIHLKKLNNWIKSVLIQLYARRGDAVLDLACGKGGDLIKWDKAKIGYYVGIDIAEGSIKDCRTRYNGDADHHQRRKKFTFPARLICGDCYEVRLDKVLADDAPFDLCSCQFALHYSWSTEVRARQALANVSALLRPGGIFIGTMPDANVIIKKLREAEGLTFGNSVYWVRFDEEFSDKKFKSSSPFGIKYTFHLEDAVDCPEWIVPFHIFKSLAEEYDFELVFAKNSHEFVHEYMKKPEFVELMRRLGALGDGNQDQSTLSADEWEAAYLYMSFVLRKRGQPDKTQSSSRKDRGSMHISEEDIMYISTD